The following are encoded in a window of Narcine bancroftii isolate sNarBan1 chromosome 2, sNarBan1.hap1, whole genome shotgun sequence genomic DNA:
- the LOC138752880 gene encoding uncharacterized protein yields MAAPDITGQTLSTEGTTHPRRNDVHPTSRSNVRPGHSPDLNTQPPPLPTRDPPPPLTTRDPPPLIRDLLPLLPTRDPPPPLPTRDPPQPPPTRNTPTLPNRDPPPLTAPLQTVSPLSAPPPTASSDP; encoded by the coding sequence ATGGCAGCGCCTGACATCACGGGGCAGACCCTGAGcacggaaggtacaacccaccctcgccgcaatgatGTTCACCCTACCTCACGAAGCAACGTCCGACCAGGCCACAGCCCTGACCTCAACACTCAACCAccaccgctgccgaccagggacccaccacCGCCACTgacgaccagggacccgccgccacTGATCAGGGACCTGCTGCcgctgctgccgaccagggacccgccaccgccactgccgaccagggacccgccgcagCCGCCACCGACCAGAAACACGCCGACGCTGCCGAATAGGGACCCACCACCGCTGACTGCCCCTCTGCAGACAGTCTCACCGCTGTCCGCCCCACCACCGACGGCAAGCAGCGACCCCTAA